Proteins found in one Pirellulales bacterium genomic segment:
- a CDS encoding parallel beta-helix domain-containing protein, with product MVRAKLFLVATLLGATTIVAGCSHAPSEKKSANVTRIEPGADAQKRAQTALINAKPGSTIEFGAGKFEFDSTLSLEDVSNVTIRGQGQDKTILSFTKQQQGTGGEGLRITCPENVAIEDLAVEDCKGDAIKVQDTKRVAFRRVRAEWTGGAKETNGAYGIYPVLCTDVLIEDCIAIGASDAGVYVGQSENIIVRRNRAEKNVAGIEIENSVNADVYENVATDNTGGILVFSLPDLPKKEGRNCRVFNNTVDGNNHDNFAPKGNIVATVPPGTGLMLMANDQVEFFGNKVENNKSTGLLIVSYLINQKPIKDEGYDPYCEGVYVHDNKFVNNGEAPAGDLAGILGKILGSPFPDIMFDGMRDEKKVVDGDLPEAMRLRIHNNGDADFVNFDGGSFTPANVLSNKKPNIVRDLAAYEGQLSALSPVSIAGVK from the coding sequence ATGGTGCGCGCAAAGCTGTTCCTCGTCGCAACCCTCTTGGGTGCAACCACTATCGTCGCCGGATGCAGCCACGCTCCGAGCGAAAAGAAATCTGCAAACGTCACCCGCATCGAGCCGGGTGCTGACGCCCAGAAGCGCGCGCAAACCGCTTTGATCAATGCCAAGCCCGGCTCGACCATCGAGTTCGGCGCCGGCAAGTTCGAATTCGATTCGACCCTGTCGCTCGAGGACGTCAGCAACGTCACGATCCGCGGACAAGGGCAGGACAAGACGATCCTCAGCTTCACCAAGCAACAGCAAGGAACCGGCGGCGAAGGGCTGCGCATTACATGCCCCGAGAATGTCGCCATCGAAGATCTGGCCGTCGAAGATTGCAAAGGGGACGCCATCAAGGTGCAAGACACGAAGCGCGTGGCCTTTCGCCGCGTTCGTGCCGAATGGACCGGCGGTGCCAAGGAAACCAACGGCGCATACGGAATATATCCCGTGCTTTGCACCGATGTACTGATCGAAGATTGCATCGCGATCGGCGCTTCGGACGCTGGAGTCTACGTGGGCCAGTCCGAGAACATCATTGTTCGTCGCAACCGCGCCGAGAAGAACGTGGCCGGCATCGAGATCGAAAACTCGGTCAATGCCGACGTCTACGAAAACGTGGCCACCGATAACACGGGCGGCATCCTGGTCTTCTCGCTCCCCGATCTGCCGAAGAAGGAAGGACGCAACTGCCGCGTCTTCAACAACACGGTCGACGGCAACAACCACGACAATTTCGCTCCCAAGGGGAATATCGTCGCCACCGTCCCGCCAGGCACCGGCTTGATGCTAATGGCCAATGACCAGGTTGAATTCTTCGGCAACAAGGTCGAGAACAACAAGAGCACGGGCCTGTTGATCGTCAGCTACCTGATCAATCAAAAGCCGATCAAGGACGAGGGGTACGATCCCTACTGCGAGGGCGTCTACGTCCACGACAATAAGTTCGTCAACAATGGTGAAGCCCCCGCCGGCGACCTGGCCGGCATCCTGGGCAAGATCCTGGGTTCGCCGTTCCCGGACATCATGTTCGACGGTATGCGTGACGAAAAGAAAGTCGTCGACGGCGATCTGCCCGAGGCGATGCGTCTGCGGATTCACAACAACGGCGACGCCGACTTCGTGAATTTCGATGGCGGATCGTTCACGCCGGCCAATGTTCTGTCGAACAAGAAGCCAAATATCGTGCGTGACCTGGCGGCTTACGAAGGCCAATTGTCGGCCCTATCCCCCGTATCGATCGCCGGCGTGAAGTGA
- a CDS encoding metallophosphoesterase: MVASIEYIEGVIATYQRATKANLACAVREGNVIVLTPEIGDDVMITADLHGNRRNFNAIKRIADLEHNPRRHLILQEVCHGGPTYPTNNGDMSHGMLEDVAKLKATYTDRVHFILSNHELAELTDYPILKAKRMLNLMFRLGLQEMYGPATEKVREAYVEFLRSCPLGVRLPGGVFVCHSLPEQVELRGFDTGVLKRPLEALDLKENGDVFRMVWGRDYRPENAKAFAKKVNATTLVHGHEPCPAGFGVPNDTQIILDCCGENATYLMVPLNRTFEHDELVGRITKLA, from the coding sequence ATGGTTGCTAGCATCGAATATATCGAAGGAGTGATCGCCACTTACCAGCGGGCGACCAAGGCGAATCTGGCATGCGCCGTCCGCGAGGGCAATGTCATCGTTCTTACGCCGGAAATCGGCGACGACGTGATGATCACGGCCGATCTGCACGGCAATCGGCGCAATTTCAACGCCATCAAGCGGATCGCCGATCTCGAACATAATCCGCGCCGCCATCTGATTCTGCAGGAAGTCTGCCACGGCGGGCCGACCTATCCCACGAACAATGGCGACATGTCGCACGGCATGCTCGAAGACGTCGCCAAGCTCAAGGCGACCTACACCGACCGTGTGCATTTCATTCTGTCGAATCACGAGCTGGCCGAGCTGACCGACTATCCGATTCTCAAGGCTAAGCGGATGCTGAACCTGATGTTCCGCCTGGGCCTGCAAGAAATGTATGGACCGGCGACGGAAAAAGTCCGCGAGGCCTATGTCGAATTCTTGCGCAGTTGTCCGCTAGGAGTTCGCCTGCCCGGCGGCGTATTCGTCTGCCATAGCCTGCCCGAGCAGGTCGAGCTGCGTGGCTTTGACACGGGCGTACTGAAGCGTCCCCTCGAGGCGCTGGATCTGAAAGAGAACGGCGACGTGTTTCGCATGGTGTGGGGGCGTGACTATCGCCCCGAAAACGCCAAGGCCTTTGCCAAAAAGGTAAACGCCACGACGCTGGTTCACGGGCACGAGCCATGCCCCGCCGGCTTCGGCGTGCCGAACGACACGCAGATCATTCTGGACTGCTGCGGCGAAAACGCGACCTATCTGATGGTGCCTCTGAATCGCACCTTCGAGCACGACGAACTGGTCGGCCGCATCACGAAGTTAGCCTGA
- a CDS encoding ABC transporter ATP-binding protein — MNSYRRALRLTLRHRWTFAASVACAICVAVLWGGNISVIYPFIAVAMEGKSLHEWADKSINHSNDRIQQLTTDEAELQKQLAGAGEPDRKALKTLGRTERELVAERRWNGGMQWIRDRVITPYMPRDAFKTILMIALFLLASTLVKCLFLIVNAILVSRMVQLAIFDLTKTFYRHTLRMDLAHFNAEGASDLMSRFTYDMECLANGLRELFGKFIREPLKMVACLAGAAWISWQLLVLSLLVAPLAALSIGALSKALKRANRRAMEEMSQIYSTLDETLQGIKVVKAFTMERHERNRFHQISKKYYKKSMKIARYDSLTRPLVEMLGLATIVVALLAGAYLGIKQECFLFGIRMSERPLEIQDLMVFFGLLAGASEPARKLSEVFSRLQRASAAAERIYQLIDREPTVFDPPQARPLPRHCRELAFEGIQFHYYPAQPVLQDINLRIAFGETIAIVGPNGCGKSTLANLIPRFYDPIKGSVKLDGVDLRNARLTDIRSQIGLVTQETLLFDDTVYNNIRYGSPHATRAEVMAAAQQAHAQFIETKLEHGYETVVGPRGSMLSGGQRQRISLARAILRDPSILILDEATSQIDLESEQLIHKVLEQFTRNRTTVIITHRMATLALADRIVVMQGGRILDVGAHDELIRRSDLYSRLYSMQFKEAA; from the coding sequence ATGAACAGCTATCGCAGGGCGCTGCGCCTGACGTTGCGGCATCGCTGGACGTTCGCCGCATCGGTCGCGTGCGCCATTTGCGTGGCCGTGCTGTGGGGCGGAAACATCAGCGTCATTTATCCTTTCATCGCCGTCGCGATGGAGGGTAAGTCCCTGCACGAGTGGGCCGATAAGTCGATCAATCACTCGAACGATCGCATTCAGCAACTCACCACGGACGAGGCCGAGCTGCAGAAGCAGTTGGCCGGAGCCGGCGAGCCCGATCGAAAGGCCCTGAAGACGCTCGGCCGCACCGAGCGCGAGCTCGTGGCCGAGCGGCGCTGGAATGGTGGCATGCAGTGGATACGCGATCGCGTCATCACTCCCTACATGCCGCGTGATGCGTTCAAGACGATCTTGATGATTGCGCTGTTTCTGCTCGCCAGCACGCTCGTGAAATGCTTATTCCTGATCGTTAACGCGATTCTCGTTTCGCGGATGGTGCAACTGGCGATCTTCGACCTTACCAAGACGTTCTACCGTCATACGCTGCGCATGGACCTCGCGCATTTTAATGCCGAGGGAGCCAGCGACCTGATGAGCCGCTTTACGTACGACATGGAATGTCTGGCCAACGGGCTGCGCGAGCTGTTCGGCAAGTTCATCCGCGAGCCGTTGAAGATGGTCGCCTGCCTCGCTGGCGCCGCCTGGATCAGTTGGCAATTGCTGGTCTTGTCGCTGCTCGTTGCGCCGCTAGCTGCGTTGTCGATCGGCGCGCTTTCGAAAGCGCTCAAGCGAGCCAATCGCCGAGCCATGGAAGAGATGTCGCAGATCTACAGCACGCTCGACGAAACGCTGCAAGGCATCAAGGTCGTGAAAGCGTTCACGATGGAACGCCACGAGCGCAACCGCTTCCATCAAATCAGCAAAAAGTACTACAAAAAGTCGATGAAAATCGCCCGCTACGACTCCCTCACTCGACCGCTGGTCGAGATGCTGGGTCTGGCGACGATTGTCGTGGCGCTATTGGCCGGTGCCTACTTGGGAATTAAGCAGGAATGCTTCCTGTTTGGCATCCGCATGAGCGAGCGTCCGCTGGAAATTCAAGACCTGATGGTCTTTTTCGGTTTGTTGGCCGGAGCCAGCGAGCCTGCCCGTAAGCTGTCCGAAGTCTTCAGCCGGCTGCAGCGAGCCAGTGCCGCGGCCGAACGGATCTATCAGCTCATCGATCGCGAGCCGACCGTGTTCGATCCGCCTCAGGCCCGCCCCTTGCCGCGCCACTGTCGCGAATTGGCCTTCGAGGGGATCCAGTTCCATTACTATCCCGCGCAGCCGGTACTGCAGGACATTAATCTGCGGATCGCCTTCGGCGAGACGATCGCGATCGTCGGCCCCAACGGCTGCGGGAAATCGACGCTTGCTAATCTCATCCCGCGGTTTTACGACCCCATCAAGGGAAGCGTGAAGCTCGACGGCGTCGACCTGCGCAACGCCCGATTGACGGATATCCGCTCGCAAATCGGCCTAGTGACGCAAGAGACGCTGCTGTTCGACGATACCGTCTACAACAACATCCGCTACGGCTCGCCTCATGCGACGCGGGCCGAGGTAATGGCCGCGGCCCAGCAGGCGCACGCCCAGTTCATTGAGACCAAGCTCGAGCATGGATACGAAACCGTCGTCGGCCCTCGCGGCAGTATGCTCTCGGGCGGGCAGCGGCAGCGGATCTCCCTGGCGCGGGCCATCCTCCGCGATCCCAGCATATTGATCCTGGACGAAGCCACCAGCCAGATCGACCTCGAGAGCGAGCAGCTCATCCACAAGGTGCTGGAGCAATTCACCCGCAATCGCACGACCGTCATCATCACCCACCGTATGGCCACCTTGGCACTGGCAGATCGAATCGTGGTGATGCAAGGCGGGCGAATTCTCGACGTCGGCGCGCATGATGAACTGATACGGCGCTCGGATCTCTACAGCCGCCTCTACAGCATGCAGTTCAAAGAAGCTGCTTGA
- a CDS encoding DUF1501 domain-containing protein encodes MNRLFRTPAGMTRRHFLEHLAGASALALPAINFTNSLAANTKSLKRHHKAAILLYMGGGPSTIDIWDMKPGAPTGGSFKPISTTGDMQICEHLPLMAKQMKHLSIVRSMSTREADHTRGRYYMHTGYVPNPTIEHPGYGSVVSHELANHISDLQIPPFVSVGGGSVGPGFLGMTYAPFVVDFNGDVRNAATSLKEDRLAQRMEMLASIEKGFIGQNRGEAASEHAKVLEKTVSLFTSKQMGAFKINSEPAKVRDAYGRNGFGNGCLMARRLVEEGVPFVEVDFGGWDMHSNVFTNLERQLATVDKGMSTLMQELDERGLLDDTVVLWMGEFGRTPRINGTAGRDHWARSWSVVVGGSGIKGGTTVGATNEDGTEVTTDPYKSEDLMASVLKALGVSLETTFTSKNNRPMKIANSGRVIKELFA; translated from the coding sequence ATGAATCGCCTCTTCCGCACGCCCGCTGGCATGACGCGACGTCATTTCCTCGAGCATCTGGCGGGCGCGTCGGCCCTGGCCCTGCCGGCGATCAATTTCACAAACTCGCTGGCTGCGAATACCAAAAGCCTGAAGCGGCACCACAAGGCGGCGATCCTGCTGTACATGGGGGGCGGTCCCAGCACGATCGATATCTGGGACATGAAGCCCGGCGCGCCGACCGGCGGCAGCTTCAAACCGATCTCGACGACCGGCGACATGCAAATCTGCGAGCATCTGCCGCTGATGGCCAAGCAGATGAAGCATCTGTCGATCGTTCGCTCGATGAGTACTCGCGAAGCCGATCACACGCGCGGCCGGTATTACATGCACACCGGCTACGTCCCCAATCCCACGATCGAGCATCCCGGCTACGGCTCGGTCGTCAGCCATGAACTGGCAAACCACATCAGTGACTTGCAGATTCCACCGTTCGTCTCCGTCGGTGGCGGAAGCGTCGGCCCTGGCTTCCTGGGGATGACCTACGCCCCGTTCGTCGTTGATTTCAACGGTGACGTGCGCAACGCGGCCACCTCACTGAAAGAGGATCGTCTGGCGCAGCGCATGGAGATGCTGGCCTCGATCGAAAAAGGTTTCATCGGCCAGAACCGCGGCGAAGCGGCCTCGGAGCACGCCAAGGTGCTGGAAAAAACCGTCTCGCTGTTCACTAGTAAGCAAATGGGCGCCTTCAAGATCAATAGCGAGCCTGCCAAGGTGCGCGACGCTTACGGTAGAAACGGCTTCGGCAACGGCTGCCTGATGGCCCGCCGTTTGGTCGAAGAAGGCGTCCCCTTCGTCGAGGTCGATTTCGGCGGCTGGGACATGCACAGCAACGTCTTCACGAATCTCGAACGGCAATTGGCCACGGTCGACAAGGGCATGAGCACACTCATGCAGGAACTCGACGAGCGCGGACTGCTGGACGATACGGTCGTCCTGTGGATGGGCGAATTCGGCCGCACCCCGCGAATCAATGGCACCGCTGGCCGTGACCACTGGGCCCGCAGTTGGAGCGTTGTGGTCGGTGGATCAGGCATCAAGGGAGGCACCACCGTCGGCGCCACCAACGAAGACGGTACCGAAGTCACGACCGATCCCTACAAGTCCGAGGATCTGATGGCCTCGGTTCTGAAAGCATTGGGCGTGTCGCTGGAAACCACCTTCACCAGCAAAAACAACCGCCCCATGAAGATCGCCAACAGCGGCCGCGTAATCAAAGAGCTGTTCGCGTAA
- a CDS encoding DUF1549 domain-containing protein produces MATQSLVSSRAVSAAICVILLASTAIAAEKAVTTARNAPAAPQTDPAAKPEATSATTDAEIIAAIDAAIRQGWKDAGIAPSPSATDGEWCRRVYLDVLGRIPTVDELTSFTATKDKPATKRRALVDKLLESDKYSEEYARNWTAIWTNLLIGRPPAQRDRRRLVNRDGMQQWLRRGLLKNKSYDAMVFELVSATGSSKPGEEGYNGAVNFLLDNLQENASTATAKTARYFLGLQVQCTQCHNHPFNDWKQDQFWGMNAFFRQTKALRTFAGRNQEVDYARLENEDFPGESNKNPKDAEIYFELRDGTTRVAYPTFVDGTQINHSGYADEVNRREELAKLIVRSEYLGKAIVNRMWAHFLGYGFTKPIDDLGPHNAASHPELLEKLGSEFSAHGHDLKQLIRWITLSEAYSLSSKVGPKNKRDDPALGEKPLFSHFYLRQMRAEELYESLLTATEADKTKGNFEQQEKSKGSWLEQFTIAFGTDEGDDTTTFNGTIPQTLMMMNGDLIQNATKDEPGSFLYKVATSNMKPTAKIDVLYMSALARRPSAMEMQMANALLMARGGDGMAALQDIWWAVLNSNEFILNH; encoded by the coding sequence TTGGCAACGCAATCGCTCGTTTCTTCGCGCGCCGTCTCGGCCGCGATCTGCGTAATTCTTCTGGCCTCGACGGCCATCGCCGCCGAGAAAGCCGTGACGACGGCCCGCAATGCGCCGGCCGCGCCGCAAACCGATCCCGCGGCGAAGCCCGAAGCCACGAGCGCCACGACCGACGCCGAAATCATTGCCGCGATCGATGCGGCCATTCGCCAAGGGTGGAAAGACGCCGGTATCGCTCCTTCTCCGTCGGCGACCGATGGCGAATGGTGCCGCCGTGTCTATCTCGACGTGCTGGGGCGAATTCCCACGGTCGACGAACTGACCAGCTTTACCGCGACCAAGGACAAGCCTGCGACCAAACGCCGGGCCTTGGTCGATAAGCTGCTCGAGTCGGACAAATACTCCGAAGAGTATGCCCGCAATTGGACGGCCATCTGGACCAACCTGCTGATTGGCCGGCCTCCCGCGCAGCGCGATCGCCGCCGGCTGGTAAATCGAGACGGAATGCAGCAGTGGCTGCGTCGTGGGCTCTTGAAGAACAAAAGCTACGACGCCATGGTCTTCGAGCTGGTGAGCGCCACCGGATCGAGCAAGCCGGGCGAAGAGGGGTACAACGGCGCGGTCAACTTCCTGCTCGACAATCTGCAAGAAAACGCTTCCACGGCCACGGCCAAAACGGCCCGCTACTTCCTCGGCCTGCAGGTGCAATGCACGCAATGTCATAACCACCCGTTCAACGATTGGAAGCAGGATCAGTTCTGGGGGATGAACGCCTTCTTCCGCCAGACCAAGGCGCTGCGGACATTCGCCGGTCGGAATCAAGAAGTCGACTACGCGCGACTAGAGAACGAAGACTTCCCCGGCGAAAGCAACAAGAATCCAAAAGACGCCGAGATCTATTTCGAGCTGCGCGACGGCACCACCAGGGTTGCTTACCCAACGTTCGTCGACGGCACGCAGATCAATCACAGCGGCTACGCCGACGAAGTGAATCGCCGCGAGGAACTGGCCAAGCTGATCGTCCGCAGCGAGTACCTGGGCAAGGCCATCGTCAATCGCATGTGGGCCCACTTCCTGGGCTACGGCTTCACGAAGCCGATCGACGATCTCGGGCCGCACAATGCTGCTTCGCATCCCGAGCTGCTGGAAAAGCTCGGTAGTGAGTTCTCGGCCCACGGGCACGACCTGAAGCAACTCATTCGCTGGATCACGCTCTCCGAGGCGTATTCGCTGTCGAGCAAAGTCGGCCCGAAGAACAAGCGCGATGACCCCGCATTGGGCGAGAAACCGCTGTTCAGCCATTTCTACCTGCGGCAGATGCGGGCCGAGGAACTCTACGAGTCGCTGCTCACCGCCACCGAAGCCGACAAGACCAAGGGCAACTTCGAGCAACAGGAAAAGAGCAAGGGGTCCTGGCTCGAGCAGTTCACCATCGCCTTCGGCACCGACGAAGGGGACGACACCACGACCTTCAACGGCACGATTCCGCAAACGTTGATGATGATGAACGGCGATTTGATTCAGAACGCCACGAAGGACGAGCCGGGCAGCTTTCTCTACAAAGTGGCCACGAGTAACATGAAACCGACGGCCAAGATCGACGTGTTGTACATGTCGGCCCTGGCCCGCCGACCATCAGCAATGGAAATGCAAATGGCCAACGCGCTGCTCATGGCGCGCGGCGGCGACGGCATGGCAGCCCTGCAAGACATCTGGTGGGCCGTGCTCAACAGCAACGAATTCATTTTGAATCACTAG
- a CDS encoding SO2930 family diheme c-type cytochrome, which produces MCRYLTRFIARHGARSLLLLIALAAIGCGTAAPGPQAGAPPEKLSEYGLFTGNGATQEPVEGVIPYDLNTPLFSDYTSKFRFVRLPQGTSAKYNAEDAFDFPVGTVIAKTFAYPRDMRQPELSRRLLETRILKHEADGWVGLPYLWNDEQTEATLDVAGGTLDVSWIHTDGTERKNNYIIPNANQCKGCHKQGDAMTPIGPKARQLNRDFAYFHGAENQLAHWTRIGALTGAPTPDAAPRLAVWDDPHSGTLDARARAWLEINCAHCHNPKGPARNSGLDLTIAQTNPTAWGIMKPPVAAGRGSGRLAWDIVPGKPDESILVFRTGSTDAGIMMPELGKRLIHEEGLALVREWIAAMPPAPANPRDGAGDD; this is translated from the coding sequence GTGTGCCGATACCTTACTCGTTTCATCGCGCGTCACGGCGCGCGGTCGTTATTGCTATTGATCGCGCTCGCGGCAATCGGGTGCGGCACAGCCGCACCCGGGCCGCAGGCCGGCGCGCCTCCTGAGAAGTTGTCCGAATACGGCCTGTTCACAGGCAACGGCGCCACGCAGGAACCGGTCGAAGGGGTGATCCCCTACGACTTGAACACGCCGCTGTTTTCGGATTACACGTCCAAGTTTCGCTTCGTGCGACTGCCGCAAGGCACGAGCGCGAAGTACAACGCTGAGGACGCCTTCGATTTTCCGGTCGGCACCGTGATCGCGAAAACGTTCGCTTATCCGCGCGATATGCGCCAGCCGGAACTCAGCCGCCGCCTGCTGGAAACGCGCATCCTAAAGCACGAGGCCGATGGCTGGGTGGGCCTGCCGTATCTTTGGAATGACGAGCAAACCGAAGCAACCTTGGACGTCGCCGGCGGCACTCTCGACGTCAGTTGGATCCACACCGACGGCACCGAGCGGAAAAACAACTACATCATCCCGAACGCCAACCAATGCAAAGGGTGCCATAAGCAGGGTGATGCGATGACGCCGATCGGGCCGAAAGCCCGGCAATTGAATCGCGATTTCGCCTACTTTCACGGCGCCGAGAATCAGTTGGCACATTGGACTCGCATCGGCGCACTGACCGGCGCACCGACGCCAGATGCCGCCCCACGACTGGCCGTGTGGGATGATCCGCACAGCGGCACGCTCGATGCCCGGGCCCGCGCCTGGCTGGAAATCAATTGTGCCCATTGCCACAACCCAAAAGGTCCGGCGCGCAATTCCGGGCTTGATCTCACGATCGCGCAAACCAATCCCACGGCTTGGGGCATCATGAAGCCACCGGTCGCAGCGGGACGAGGCTCGGGCCGGCTCGCCTGGGACATTGTGCCGGGCAAGCCAGACGAATCGATTCTTGTATTTCGCACCGGCTCGACCGACGCTGGCATCATGATGCCTGAGCTCGGCAAGCGACTGATTCACGAAGAGGGGTTGGCCTTGGTGCGCGAATGGATCGCCGCCATGCCGCCGGCACCCGCGAATCCGCGCGATGGTGCGGGGGACGATTAG